GGCGAGGTGTTCGTTCACGGAGAGCGCTGGCGCGCGACGTCCACCACGCCCATCCGCTCCGGCGCGCACGTGGTGGTGCGCGGCATGGAAGGACTCACCCTCTTCGTCGACGAGGTGCCGACATGATGCAACTGACCGGGCTGCTCGGACTGCTCATCCCCCTCGCCATCCTCTTCATGCTGTTCCTGTCCGGCGTGCGAATCGTCAACGAGTACCAGAACGGCGTGGTGTTCCGGCTCGGGCGCTTCGTGGGCCTCAAACGCGCGGGCTTCCGCTGGCTCATCCCGTTCGTGGAGCGCATGGTCATCATCGACCTGCGCACCGTGGCGCGAGACGTACCCCCACAGGACGTCATCACCCGGGACAACGTGAGCGTGAAGGTCAACGCCGTCGTCTACTTCCGCGTCATCCACGCGGACAAGGCGGTGCTCCAGGTGGAGGACTACCTCTACGCCACCAGCCAGCTCGCCCAGACGACGCTGCGCTCCATCCTGGGACAGGTGGACCTGGACCAGCTCCTCTCCGAGCGCGACCGCATCAACCACGAGATTCAACAGGTGCTCGACGCACGCACCGACCCGTGGGGCGTCAAGGTGTCCAACGTGGAGGTGAAGCACATCGACCTGCCCTCGGAGATGCAGCGGGCCATCGCGCGGCAGGCCGAAGCCGAGCGCGAGCGCCGCGCGAAAATCATCGCCGCCGAGGGCGAACACCAGGCCGCCGAGAAGCTCTCCATGGCCGCCAAGGTCCTCAGCCGCTACCCGGCCACCCTCCAGCTCCGCTACCTCCAGACGCTGGTGGAAATCACCACCGGCGGCAACCACACCATCCTGCCCATCCCGCTCGACCTGCTGCGCACGCTCGGCGGCGTGAAGGCCCGCCTGGAACAGGCCGATGACGAGCTCACGGAGCGCTACGGAGACGCGGAGGACGAGGAAGGTCCTCCGGCGGGCGGCCTGTCCTGACGGCGGCTAGGAAACGGGCGGCGGGAGCGATTCGTCGAAGAGTTCCTGCCGCTCCAGCTTGATGGCCCGACGGCTCAGCCGCAGCGAGGCCAGCACCAGCAGCGCCGTCGCGCCGAGCAACACCACGCCCACGGAGAAGGACACCACCGGAAGGGTCTCCGGAATCTGCGTCTGCCGCTTCGTCAGGTACAGCAGCGACGTCACCACGAAGGCCAGCAGCGCCGTGTAGGTGAAGCCGATGGCCCGGGCGAGGATGGCGTGCCGGCGGTCCAGGATGGCCACCTCCTGCCGCAACAGGCCGCGCCGGATGTGCCCCTCCGGAAGCAGGCGCCATTCACGCGTCATCTCCCGGATGCGCGTCGTCATGCGCGCAATCTGGTTGTCCAACCCCGTCGCCACGATGCCACACGCCGACACCATCACCGCCGGCGTCACCGCCGTGCCGATGAGCTGGATGGAGGAGAGGTCCACGATTTCCGCGACGCCATTCATGCCCCCTTAAGTTCCATCCCCTCTGAAATGACGCAACCGCTCCGCCGCGCCGCTCGCGGAAAGGTCCCCTCGGCGCCCCGCCAGGTCGTGACAGCGGAAGGAGGGGTGGTGGCAAGACGTGGCACTTCCACTGTCAAGATAGGTCCTTCGAGACCCACTCACGCCTCTGACAGCGCTACTGCCAAATCACCACTGTCGACTTGACAGTTACAATGGCGAGTCCTACTGTTTGAACCGTGAGCACGCCAAAGACACAGACCGAATGGAAGTTGGCGGAGCTGGCCGAGGCGGTGGGCGTCTCGTCGCGCACGGTGCGCTACTACGTCCAACGCGGGCTGTTGCCCGCGCCGCCCTTCCGGGGCCCAGACACCGTGTACGGGGAGGAGCACCTCGTCCGGCTCAAGGCCATCCGCGTTCTACAGGCGCGGTTCCTCCCGCTGGATGCCATCCAGGTGGAGCTGCAACGCCTGCCCCTGGATGAACTGCGGCGTCTGGCCGAATCGGACGCCACCCCCACGCCCCCGGTGTACGCGCAGCCAGCGCCCGCCACGGTGGCGCCAATGCCAACGGCGCGCAGACCGGACGCGGGCCTGAATCGTTACGAGCGCTGGGAGTTGCTCCCGGGGCTGGAGCTGCACGTCTCGGAAGCGGCGGACACGAAGACCCGGGCGCTCGCGGAACGCGTTCGCGCCCTCATCGCGGAGTTTCAGGAAAAGGATAAGCCATGACCCACGAGCAAGCAGGGCTGTACACGAAGCACGGCGCACAGGTTCCTCTCCAAGGTGTCGAGGTCACGGGTGAGCTGCTCGGTGGACATGCGCGCGTCCGCGTGCGGCAGCGCTATCGCAACGACGAGAAGCGCCCGGTGGAGGCCGTCTACGTCTTCCCGCTGCCCTCGGATGGCACCCTCTCCGCTTTCTCCATGACGTGCGCCGGCCGCCGCGTCGAAGGGGTCGTGAAGGAGCGCGAAGAGGCCTTCCGCACCTACGACAACGCCATCACCGACGGCCACGGCGCCGCGCTGCTGGACGAGGAGCGCCGCAACGTCTTCACCGCGCAGGTGGGCAACCTGCTGCCCGGCGAGGAGACCGTGGTGGAGGTGGAGTTCCTCCAGGCCGTCACCGCCGAGGAGGGCAGCGTCCGCTGGATGCTCCCCACGCTGGTGGCGCCCCGCTACATCCCCGGCAAGCCCACCGGCGACCGCACCGCGCACGGCCGTGAAGAGCCCACGTCCCAGGTGCCGGACGCGGACCGCATCACCCCGCCCGTGGGCGCCGTGAGCTACGGCCTGCGCATGGACCTGCTCGTGGACCTGGGCCGCGAGGTCGTGGTGGAGAGCCCGTCCCACGCCATCACCGTCACCCGGGAAGAGGGCTCGCGCGTGCGCGTCGGCTTCTCGCGGGGCGAGGTCTCCCTGGAC
This genomic window from Myxococcus hansupus contains:
- a CDS encoding slipin family protein, producing MQLTGLLGLLIPLAILFMLFLSGVRIVNEYQNGVVFRLGRFVGLKRAGFRWLIPFVERMVIIDLRTVARDVPPQDVITRDNVSVKVNAVVYFRVIHADKAVLQVEDYLYATSQLAQTTLRSILGQVDLDQLLSERDRINHEIQQVLDARTDPWGVKVSNVEVKHIDLPSEMQRAIARQAEAERERRAKIIAAEGEHQAAEKLSMAAKVLSRYPATLQLRYLQTLVEITTGGNHTILPIPLDLLRTLGGVKARLEQADDELTERYGDAEDEEGPPAGGLS
- a CDS encoding DUF2721 domain-containing protein, with amino-acid sequence MNGVAEIVDLSSIQLIGTAVTPAVMVSACGIVATGLDNQIARMTTRIREMTREWRLLPEGHIRRGLLRQEVAILDRRHAILARAIGFTYTALLAFVVTSLLYLTKRQTQIPETLPVVSFSVGVVLLGATALLVLASLRLSRRAIKLERQELFDESLPPPVS
- a CDS encoding MerR family transcriptional regulator encodes the protein MSTPKTQTEWKLAELAEAVGVSSRTVRYYVQRGLLPAPPFRGPDTVYGEEHLVRLKAIRVLQARFLPLDAIQVELQRLPLDELRRLAESDATPTPPVYAQPAPATVAPMPTARRPDAGLNRYERWELLPGLELHVSEAADTKTRALAERVRALIAEFQEKDKP